The nucleotide sequence GGTGCTAACTTCTACCTTTTGTGCTAAACCTGCTTTTTTTATCAGTCTCTGATTTATAAAGTTATTGATGTTGTCGTCATCAATAAGCAATACCGTTTTAAACTGTGACATATCGGCTTGGTTTAATGTACTAAATTAACTTATCAGATTCTCAATTGTTTATAAAATGTTTGTAAAAAAACGGTAAAAATGCTTTTATTAGTTTGTTAGATTTGTTATAGAAACAAACATTCCTAGTCTTTCTCCTGTTTTCTATATATGTGGTTTTAATTTTGACATTAGTCATTTTTTTGATCTAAAATTTTAAAAGCAGGAAAGGGGGCTGGATATGAAAATCAGAATGTTTTATCCTTCTATGGTTTCTGAGTGGAACTTTGCGGGAGCTGGCTTTTTAAGAGGGATGGTTTCTGAGTTTTTGCACAGGGGCGAAGATGTCAAAGTTTTTGAACCTGTCAGATCGGAATGCATTGAGAACCTAGTGGCTTGTTATGGCGACGCTCCGGTTAAGGAGTTTAAAAGCTTTTATAATAACCGACTTATAAGTAATTTTTATGAAACCGAGAAATTTCAGCCAGAAGAGATTTTGGATGATTGCGACCTGGTCATTGTCCATGTGAGGACAGATCCTGAAATCATTAGGAAAATAGGCGAACACCGTAAGGCAAACCCTTTTTACAAGCTGTTGTTTCACGACTCAAGCCATAAGGTAATGACCGAAAAAGAAGGTTCGGTGATTGCTAGTTTGCAAAATTATGATGGCGTGTTGGCCGGGTGCAATTATTTGCGTGAAATGTATTTGAAAAATGGCTGGGCCGACAAGGCTTGGGTGTGGCACGAAGCTGTAGATAGCCGGATTTTTTACCCTCGTGAAAGTGAGTCCAAAGAAGGGGACTTGGTATGTGTAGGTAATTGGGGCAATGGAGAAAGGTTTGATGGGTTGAAAAACTTTTTTCTGAAGCCTGCAGAACGCCTTCAGGTATCCAGTACTTTATATGGGGTGGGGTATCCTGAGGATTTTATCAAGAAGTGTGATTCCTGTAATATCACATTTAAAGAGTGGATTGCAGCGTATAAAATTCCACATGTTTTTGCGGGGCATTCTGTAGCTGTACATATCCCGAAAAAATCTTATTTGGAATCTGTACCCGGTAAACCTGCTAATGGAATATTTGAAGCGATGGCTTGCGGTATTCCTGTTGTATCAGCTCCTTGGGAGGATACGGATGGTTTGTTTGCTCAGGGTTTAGATTACATTGTGGCAGATGCTCGTGAAATTGAAAGTAAAATTCAAGAACTACTGCTAGACAAGGAGCGTGCAGCAGAAACAGCTCGAAATGGCCTGAGGGTTATTAACAAAAAACACACTTGTTGGCATAGACTAAAAACCCTTTTTAAAATTTGCCGTCAACTTGGCATGGAAATACAAGATGAGTTAGGGGGAAGACGAGAACAATATGCGGCCTGATGTGTTTGGGTATAAAAAAACAAACTGCCACAAATCCCGGGAATAAATGAGGGGAAGCCCGGGAAAAGCGACAGTTGTTTGTCAGAAAAACAGTAATAAGGCTGCCACTACATCCTATGGATAATGAGGGAAAGTCGGATAAGCGGCAGCCGGTTTTACTTATTCATTGACCCCTATATAAACATAGCCATCTTCTATTTTTACTGGATATGTTTTAATAGTTCCACAATCTCCGTTCAGGTTTTCACCAGTTTTCAGAGAAAAAGTCTTTTTGTGAAATGGGCAAGCCACTTTAGGCTCACCATTACAGTCTCCCAACATGCCTCTGGATAAGATCATTTGCATCTTGTGTGGACACATGTTTTGGGTAGCAAACCATTCATTACGTCGGGTAAAGTTAAAAACAGCTACTTGTTCACCGTTAATCTTTACACATGCACCTGAGTTTTCTGCAAATTCAGAAACTGGTGCTGCTTTAGTCCAGGTAACTTTTTCTTCAGCTAGTAACATGGTAATATAATTTTGGTTAATGAAGGATTCTGCCTACTGGCCAATCCGGTTTAAATATTATTTACTTCTTCAGGTTTGTTCCAGTCAACAGGCATTTTTTGACCACGTTTTCTGATGTAGTTTACAGTTGGGTCTGCTTCGTCTGTATTGATAAAGTGAGCAAACCGCTTTCTTTTCTCAGTATCTTCAACGGCATCTTTCCACTCACACTTGTAGGTTTCTACTATGCTTTGCATGTCTTTTTCAAGCTCTTCACAAATGCCTAAAGAATCATTTACTACAACATCTTTTAGGTACTCTATGCCGCCGTCTAATTTATTTAGCCAAGTAGAGGTTCTGTTTAGTGGTTCAGCTGTGCGGATATAGAACATTAAGAACCTATCTATGTATTTTATACATGTTTCAGAGTCTATGTCCGAAGCTAGCAATTTGGCATGTTGTGGCTTGGCTCCACCGTTTCCGCAAACATATAAGTTCCACCCTTTGTCAGTGGCAATAATGCCAAAGTCTTTCGATTGGGCTTCGGCGCATTCGCGGACACAGCCAGATACAGCACTTTTTAGTTTGTGAGGAGCTCTTAGGCCTTTATATCTATTTTCTATGTCTATGGCAAAGGTTACTGAATCGTGTAGTCCGTAACGGCACCAACTTGACCCTACGCAGCTTTTTACCGTTCTCAAAGACTTTCCGTAAGCATGGCCGCTTTCAAAGCCAGCAGCAATGAGCTCTTCCCAGATAATAGGTAGTTCATGAACTTTAGCACCAAACAGGTCAATTCTTTGGCCACCTGTAATCTTGCAATACAGGTCATATTTCTGGGCCACTTTTCCTAGAACAATTAGTTTTTCTGGTGTGATTTCTCCACCTGCTACTCTTGGCACAATTGAGTATGAGCCACCTTTTTGGATATTGGCCAAGAACCTGTCGTTGGTATCTTGGATCGTAGCTTGCTGAAGTATCATGTCGTTCCAGATACTTGCCATTAAAGATGCAACTGCTGGTTTGCAAATTTCGCAGCCATCGCCTTTCCCGTATTTGTCAAGCAGCTCTTCGTACGATTTTACCTTTTTGGTTTTAATGATGTCAAACAATTCCTGGCGACTATATTCAAAATGCTCGCAAAGGTCTTTTTTAACTTCTTTTCCAGATGACTTCAACTGTGCAGTTAATATGTCGTTGACCATCGGCATGCAGCCACCACAACCTGTACCAGCCTTGGTACACTGCTTTATTCCTTCTGTGTCTGCAATTTCATTGTAGGTGATGGCATTGCAGATATCCCCTTTCGATACGTTCTCACAAGAACAGATAAGAGCGGCGTCAGGCAAGTCCAGTACGCTACTGTTGTTTGCTTCTCCACCACGAGCCCCTAAGATCAAATCCTCTGGATCAGGAGGGAGTACCATGTGGTTTTTAGCTGTTTGAAGAAGCATGTTATAATCTTGAGCATCGCCCACTAGTATACCGCCAATCAAAAACTTACCATCTTCGGTGATATTGATTCTCTTGTAAATTCCTTTAGATCTGTCCTCATAAACAATAGCCCTACTTTTACCAGGGTTTAAATCGCCCATGGCGTCTCCAAAGCTGGCAACATCTACACCTAAAAGCTTTAATTTAGTGGACATGTCAAAACTTGTGAAGGTCTTTTCCTTGCCGGTGATTAGCGAGCATACGACATCTGCCATTTCATATGCAGGAGCGACCAGTCCATAAATCATGCCCTTGTGCAAAGCCGACTCGCCAATGGCATAAATATCGGGGTCATTTGTTTCTAAACGGTCGTTTACAACGATGCCACCCCTAGGGCCTTTCGAAAGTCCGCATACATCAGCCAGCTCGTCTCTTGGTTTGATCCCTGCCGAAACGACAATCATGTCAACTTCTAGTTCTGTCCCGTCAGCAAAGACCATCTTTTCTACTTTGCCATCTCCGGCTATGTCTTGTGTGTTTTTGTTTAAATGTACCTGTATACCTAAAGCTTCTATTTTATCTTTTAGTATTTCCGCACCTTTTTCGTCTAGCTGCCTTGGCATAAGGCGTGGAGCGAATTCTATAACATGTGTTTCTAGTCCCAGATCATTCAATGCTTTTGCAGCTTCTAGCCCCAAAAGCCCGCCACCTATAACAGCTCCTGTTTTTGATTTGCTCGCATATGCTTTTATATCTTCCAGGTCTTCTATGGTGCGGTAGCCAATGACACCTTTTTTGTCTATGCCTTTAACAGGAGGAAAGAAGCAAGAAGATCCTGTT is from Cytophagaceae bacterium ABcell3 and encodes:
- a CDS encoding glycosyltransferase, translating into MKIRMFYPSMVSEWNFAGAGFLRGMVSEFLHRGEDVKVFEPVRSECIENLVACYGDAPVKEFKSFYNNRLISNFYETEKFQPEEILDDCDLVIVHVRTDPEIIRKIGEHRKANPFYKLLFHDSSHKVMTEKEGSVIASLQNYDGVLAGCNYLREMYLKNGWADKAWVWHEAVDSRIFYPRESESKEGDLVCVGNWGNGERFDGLKNFFLKPAERLQVSSTLYGVGYPEDFIKKCDSCNITFKEWIAAYKIPHVFAGHSVAVHIPKKSYLESVPGKPANGIFEAMACGIPVVSAPWEDTDGLFAQGLDYIVADAREIESKIQELLLDKERAAETARNGLRVINKKHTCWHRLKTLFKICRQLGMEIQDELGGRREQYAA
- the nirD gene encoding nitrite reductase small subunit NirD, with protein sequence MLLAEEKVTWTKAAPVSEFAENSGACVKINGEQVAVFNFTRRNEWFATQNMCPHKMQMILSRGMLGDCNGEPKVACPFHKKTFSLKTGENLNGDCGTIKTYPVKIEDGYVYIGVNE
- the nirB gene encoding nitrite reductase large subunit NirB — its product is MKKNQIIVIGNGMAGYKFCEKMIAANGLEENDIKIFGDEPRPAYDRVHLSEYFSGKSADDLLLASAAWYAENNIELRTGEKVTAIDREKKEITTDKSVTYSYDKLVLATGSSCFFPPVKGIDKKGVIGYRTIEDLEDIKAYASKSKTGAVIGGGLLGLEAAKALNDLGLETHVIEFAPRLMPRQLDEKGAEILKDKIEALGIQVHLNKNTQDIAGDGKVEKMVFADGTELEVDMIVVSAGIKPRDELADVCGLSKGPRGGIVVNDRLETNDPDIYAIGESALHKGMIYGLVAPAYEMADVVCSLITGKEKTFTSFDMSTKLKLLGVDVASFGDAMGDLNPGKSRAIVYEDRSKGIYKRINITEDGKFLIGGILVGDAQDYNMLLQTAKNHMVLPPDPEDLILGARGGEANNSSVLDLPDAALICSCENVSKGDICNAITYNEIADTEGIKQCTKAGTGCGGCMPMVNDILTAQLKSSGKEVKKDLCEHFEYSRQELFDIIKTKKVKSYEELLDKYGKGDGCEICKPAVASLMASIWNDMILQQATIQDTNDRFLANIQKGGSYSIVPRVAGGEITPEKLIVLGKVAQKYDLYCKITGGQRIDLFGAKVHELPIIWEELIAAGFESGHAYGKSLRTVKSCVGSSWCRYGLHDSVTFAIDIENRYKGLRAPHKLKSAVSGCVRECAEAQSKDFGIIATDKGWNLYVCGNGGAKPQHAKLLASDIDSETCIKYIDRFLMFYIRTAEPLNRTSTWLNKLDGGIEYLKDVVVNDSLGICEELEKDMQSIVETYKCEWKDAVEDTEKRKRFAHFINTDEADPTVNYIRKRGQKMPVDWNKPEEVNNI